Proteins from a single region of Pseudopedobacter saltans DSM 12145:
- the ispG gene encoding (E)-4-hydroxy-3-methylbut-2-enyl-diphosphate synthase: MQVKESLDQRYCNSITEYSRFETVEVKVGNLLLGAHNPIRLQSMTTVDTMDTEGSVAQSIRMIDAGCELVRITAPSIKEAKNLANIRKELDAKGYPTPLVADIHFTPNAAEEAAKHIEKVRVNPGNYADKKKFEEINYTPEAYKKELERIKSKFAPLVQICKENGTAMRIGTNHGSLSDRIMSWYGDTPKGMVESAMEFIRICRELDYHQLVVSMKSSNPQVMVQAYRLLVHTMMQENMNYPLHLGVTEAGDGEDGRIKSAVGIGTLLEDGLGDTIRVSLTEEPEFEIPVARVLAERYHEREKLDTEINGAGDVIVPQDFSPFEYRKRESTELNTFIGGHQVPRVILDISKQNLKDPFVLADAGYVYSAVLDKYNMGDQSIDFAYLGDQLPSFNFPGNLKQLYDYSTWLTLQKKYNCHPLFTLEEYVSAQKRDAALNLVRVSRSNLYTDDFANIPFDHTLVFVLETDEVHGMADQRAFFFKLLEAGINTPVIVKRSYRFGDANQKDIDLKTQLYAATDLGALLLDGFGDGIWIDAPQISLKFNVSTAFGILQATRSRISKTEYISCPSCGRTLFDLQETTQMIRSKTDHLKGIKIGIMGCIVNGPGEMADADYGYVGAGPDKITLYRGKEVVKKNVPSANALDELIDIIRTDGIWIEKE; this comes from the coding sequence ATGCAGGTAAAAGAGTCTTTGGATCAGAGATATTGTAATTCTATTACAGAATACAGCAGGTTTGAAACGGTAGAAGTAAAGGTTGGAAATTTGTTATTGGGTGCTCATAATCCTATTCGTTTGCAATCAATGACTACGGTTGATACAATGGATACTGAAGGTTCTGTTGCACAAAGTATTCGGATGATTGATGCTGGTTGCGAACTGGTTAGGATTACAGCACCTTCTATCAAAGAAGCAAAGAACTTAGCGAATATTCGTAAAGAATTAGATGCAAAAGGTTATCCCACTCCTTTGGTAGCCGATATACATTTTACTCCAAATGCTGCGGAAGAAGCGGCTAAACATATCGAAAAGGTACGTGTAAACCCGGGAAACTATGCCGATAAGAAAAAATTTGAGGAGATAAACTATACTCCGGAAGCGTATAAAAAAGAGTTGGAACGCATTAAATCCAAGTTTGCTCCCTTAGTTCAGATTTGCAAAGAAAATGGGACAGCTATGCGTATTGGGACTAACCATGGCTCTTTATCAGATAGAATCATGTCATGGTATGGTGATACGCCCAAAGGAATGGTTGAGTCGGCTATGGAGTTCATCCGGATTTGCCGGGAGCTGGATTATCATCAGTTGGTCGTTTCTATGAAGTCTAGTAACCCGCAGGTAATGGTGCAGGCCTATCGTTTGTTGGTACATACCATGATGCAGGAAAATATGAATTATCCACTGCATTTGGGAGTTACCGAGGCGGGTGATGGAGAAGATGGAAGAATAAAGTCTGCTGTTGGAATAGGTACTTTATTGGAGGATGGCTTAGGGGATACTATTCGTGTTTCTTTAACAGAGGAGCCAGAATTTGAAATTCCCGTAGCTAGAGTTTTAGCAGAGCGTTACCATGAAAGGGAAAAATTAGATACTGAAATTAATGGCGCAGGTGACGTTATTGTTCCTCAGGATTTTTCTCCTTTTGAATACAGAAAGAGAGAAAGCACAGAGCTTAACACTTTTATCGGCGGACATCAGGTTCCGAGAGTGATTCTGGATATTTCTAAACAAAATCTTAAAGATCCATTTGTGCTGGCTGACGCCGGATATGTTTATTCTGCTGTTTTGGATAAATACAATATGGGCGACCAGTCTATAGATTTCGCTTATCTGGGCGATCAATTGCCTTCATTTAATTTCCCGGGAAATTTGAAACAGTTATATGATTACTCTACCTGGTTAACACTGCAAAAAAAATATAATTGTCATCCGTTATTTACATTGGAAGAATACGTTTCTGCACAGAAAAGGGATGCTGCTTTAAATCTGGTAAGAGTAAGCAGAAGTAATTTATATACGGATGATTTTGCAAATATTCCCTTTGACCATACTCTGGTTTTTGTTTTGGAAACTGATGAAGTACATGGCATGGCAGATCAAAGGGCTTTTTTCTTTAAACTGCTAGAAGCAGGAATCAATACTCCTGTTATTGTAAAGCGATCTTACCGATTTGGAGATGCCAACCAGAAAGATATTGATTTAAAGACACAACTCTACGCTGCTACCGATCTGGGGGCTTTATTGCTGGACGGTTTTGGTGATGGCATTTGGATTGACGCGCCGCAGATTTCACTGAAATTTAATGTTTCTACTGCTTTTGGTATTCTTCAGGCAACCCGTTCAAGAATATCAAAAACCGAATATATATCCTGTCCATCTTGTGGTCGGACGCTTTTTGATTTACAGGAAACCACACAAATGATCAGAAGTAAGACAGATCATTTAAAAGGTATTAAAATTGGAATTATGGGATGTATTGTTAATGGTCCGGGAGAAATGGCTGATGCTGATTATGGATATGTAGGGGCTGGTCCGGATAAAATTACACTTTACAGGGGTAAGGAAGTGGTGAAGAAGAATGTACCGTCTGCAAATGCTTTAGATGAGCTGATCGATATTATCAGAACAGATGGTATTTGGATTGAGAAGGAGTAA
- a CDS encoding alpha/beta fold hydrolase gives MKSQLFFLMMSCSTFLLTSCENEINMNQTGNLVPKTVDENPELPHISVNNTKLHSEAFGNPTDPILIFLHGGPGGDYRNALQVKQLANDGYYVIFYDQRGSGLSQRHPKNIYSVQLVLDDLTAVIQHYRSTENQKVFLFGHSWGAMIAAAYINTYPERISGAIFAEAGGFNKTLLDEYGQSSRQIELFAEVTNDVMYYDQFLTGTEHEILDYKSALSSSFSYVKDNTEGIEGPSPFWRNGAVALNAFVDISEKEGFDFTTNLKHYSIQTLFLYGENNKCYGLAFAQKEANFFSNAKIVRIDQTGHEMLYFKWDLVYPNVLTYLQSLN, from the coding sequence ATGAAAAGTCAGTTATTCTTCTTAATGATGTCTTGCAGTACATTTCTTTTAACAAGCTGCGAAAATGAAATCAACATGAATCAGACAGGAAACCTGGTTCCAAAAACGGTCGATGAAAACCCCGAACTCCCACACATATCTGTAAACAATACTAAACTGCACTCCGAAGCTTTTGGCAATCCAACAGATCCTATACTTATATTTTTACACGGGGGACCAGGTGGTGATTACCGAAATGCACTTCAAGTGAAACAGTTGGCCAATGATGGTTATTATGTGATTTTTTACGACCAGCGGGGTTCTGGCTTATCGCAAAGACATCCAAAAAACATTTATTCCGTCCAATTGGTTTTAGACGATTTAACTGCCGTAATTCAGCATTACCGAAGCACTGAAAATCAAAAAGTATTTCTGTTTGGACATTCCTGGGGAGCGATGATTGCCGCAGCTTATATTAATACCTATCCAGAAAGAATCAGCGGGGCCATTTTCGCAGAAGCTGGTGGTTTCAACAAAACACTACTGGACGAATATGGGCAATCTAGCCGACAAATTGAATTATTTGCCGAAGTAACAAACGATGTAATGTACTATGATCAGTTTTTAACGGGAACGGAACATGAGATCTTGGATTATAAATCGGCACTATCATCCAGTTTTTCTTATGTTAAAGATAATACTGAAGGAATAGAAGGGCCTTCACCTTTTTGGAGAAATGGTGCTGTAGCGCTAAACGCATTCGTAGATATTTCCGAAAAAGAAGGATTCGACTTCACAACTAATTTAAAGCATTATTCTATCCAAACATTGTTCCTTTATGGAGAAAACAATAAATGTTACGGTCTGGCCTTCGCCCAGAAAGAAGCAAACTTTTTTTCAAATGCTAAGATTGTCCGAATAGACCAAACCGGGCATGAAATGCTTTATTTTAAATGGGACTTGGTTTATCCAAACGTATTAACTTACCTGCAATCTTTAAACTAA
- a CDS encoding class I SAM-dependent methyltransferase: MHQPNIQALTPENWKDYELLDCGDFEKLERFGDLVLIRPEPQAVWSKVWPGSEWEKRYHIRFKGRSATSGDWMKKNKNIPDRWHISYKNKEVEIKFRLALTSFKHVGIFPEQAVNWDYISSTVKKFKTPSPKVLNLFAYTGGASLIAKAAGADTTHVDSIKQVVTWANENQELSNLKDIRWVVEDALKFVQRELKRGKKYNGIILDPPAYGHGPKGEKWKLEDHIKDMMSDVVKLLDPEEHFLILNTYSLGFSSVIVENLIKGALPEAKNLEIGELFLNATSGIHLPLGVFGKFRSI, translated from the coding sequence ATGCATCAACCAAATATCCAAGCTCTTACACCAGAAAACTGGAAGGATTACGAATTGTTAGATTGTGGGGATTTTGAAAAACTGGAAAGGTTTGGAGATTTAGTACTGATCAGGCCCGAACCTCAGGCAGTGTGGTCTAAAGTTTGGCCTGGGAGTGAATGGGAGAAAAGATATCATATTCGTTTTAAAGGTCGTTCTGCAACATCTGGCGACTGGATGAAAAAAAATAAGAATATACCAGACCGTTGGCATATAAGTTATAAAAACAAAGAGGTTGAGATTAAATTTCGATTGGCTCTGACGTCGTTTAAACATGTTGGCATTTTCCCTGAACAAGCGGTAAATTGGGATTATATTTCTTCCACAGTCAAAAAATTTAAAACACCGAGTCCTAAAGTGCTTAACCTTTTTGCCTATACAGGCGGAGCCTCTTTAATAGCAAAGGCTGCAGGCGCAGATACTACACATGTTGATTCTATCAAACAGGTAGTAACCTGGGCTAACGAGAATCAGGAATTATCTAACCTAAAAGATATTCGCTGGGTTGTAGAAGATGCCTTAAAGTTCGTTCAAAGAGAGCTTAAAAGAGGAAAAAAATACAATGGAATTATTTTAGATCCTCCGGCCTATGGTCATGGTCCTAAAGGCGAAAAGTGGAAGCTGGAAGATCATATTAAAGATATGATGAGCGATGTAGTAAAGCTTTTGGATCCGGAAGAACATTTCCTTATTCTTAATACCTATTCTCTGGGTTTTTCTTCTGTTATTGTAGAAAACTTAATAAAAGGTGCATTACCTGAGGCTAAAAATCTGGAGATTGGAGAACTTTTCCTAAATGCTACCTCAGGCATACATCTTCCTTTGGGTGTATTTGGCAAATTTAGGTCTATATAG
- a CDS encoding YidH family protein → MEKQPQKKTNDHLANERTFLAWIRTSIGIMGLGFVVVKFSMFIKQLTLMLGGTPHSAQHGFSSLIGIILVALGSLTALTAFLNYKKIQKQIEHEQFFSNNPLITVITCGLILISALLIWYLIEST, encoded by the coding sequence ATGGAAAAACAACCCCAAAAAAAGACCAACGATCATTTGGCTAATGAGCGTACTTTTCTTGCCTGGATAAGGACAAGCATTGGTATCATGGGCCTCGGCTTCGTTGTTGTCAAATTTTCAATGTTCATCAAGCAGCTAACGTTAATGCTAGGTGGTACTCCGCATTCAGCTCAACACGGTTTTTCATCTTTAATAGGAATTATATTGGTTGCTTTGGGTTCTTTAACAGCCCTGACTGCCTTTTTGAACTATAAAAAGATTCAGAAACAAATAGAACATGAGCAATTCTTCAGTAATAATCCTCTGATTACAGTTATAACATGTGGGCTTATCCTGATTAGTGCTTTATTAATCTGGTATTTAATAGAAAGTACTTAA
- a CDS encoding ABC transporter ATP-binding protein, which produces MIEVLNIEKSFGDNHVLKGISAQFEPGVTNLIIGGSGSGKTTLLKCMVGLHQPEKGKVLYNERNFTEMSMQERIPIRQEIGMLFQNSALFDSMTVEQNLMFPLDMFTNLKRSEKRKRANEVLERVNLEGKNKLFPAELSGGMKKRVGIARAIVMNPKYLFCDEPNSGLDPKTSLVIDGLIKEITEEYQITTVVVTHDMNSVMEIGQKILFLHQGQKWWEGSNKEITKTDNQELNDFVFASPLMEKLLK; this is translated from the coding sequence ATGATAGAAGTTCTGAATATTGAAAAATCTTTTGGTGATAACCATGTATTAAAAGGCATTAGCGCTCAGTTCGAACCAGGGGTAACAAATTTGATTATTGGGGGTTCTGGTTCAGGAAAAACAACCTTATTAAAATGCATGGTTGGTTTACATCAGCCTGAAAAAGGAAAAGTTCTTTATAATGAACGTAATTTCACAGAGATGTCCATGCAGGAACGTATCCCTATCAGACAAGAAATAGGCATGCTTTTTCAAAACTCTGCTTTATTTGATTCTATGACTGTTGAACAGAACCTGATGTTCCCTCTGGACATGTTCACCAATCTGAAACGTTCGGAAAAACGGAAAAGAGCAAATGAAGTTCTGGAAAGGGTAAACCTGGAGGGTAAGAATAAATTGTTTCCCGCTGAACTTTCTGGCGGTATGAAAAAAAGGGTGGGTATAGCAAGGGCGATTGTCATGAATCCCAAGTATTTGTTCTGTGATGAACCTAACTCCGGCCTAGATCCTAAGACTTCTTTGGTTATCGATGGATTGATTAAAGAAATCACTGAAGAATATCAAATTACAACTGTAGTGGTTACGCATGATATGAATTCGGTAATGGAGATCGGTCAAAAAATCTTATTTCTCCATCAGGGACAAAAATGGTGGGAAGGCTCGAATAAGGAAATCACCAAAACAGACAACCAGGAGTTGAATGATTTTGTATTTGCGTCTCCGTTAATGGAAAAGTTGCTAAAATAG
- a CDS encoding helix-turn-helix domain-containing protein produces the protein MFSSFFILPSDKKIEIYRNEGAGYEFSLAFLYFAIILSGTGYSLFSLQKLHKHQRNISDRFSFNEKINLTWLRYLIWGSVFIWFTVVFGTDTQVYTAIVLYILFIGYFGIKQVGIFSNRQLNNNKPTTSDFYIQELSPEKAKYEKSNLTDNQMQAIHGTLCELMLAERPYSNPELTLLDLAQQVHVHPNTLSQVINSIEQRNFFDYINAHRVEAFKQAILLPENQKFTLLSIAFDCGFNSKTSFNRNFKKVTGLSPSEYLKQQDINLLQLNARTTSF, from the coding sequence ATGTTTTCTTCTTTTTTTATCTTACCATCAGATAAAAAAATTGAGATATACAGAAACGAAGGAGCCGGATATGAATTTTCATTAGCTTTCTTATATTTTGCAATTATCCTGTCCGGAACTGGCTATTCTTTATTTTCTCTTCAAAAGTTACATAAGCATCAAAGAAATATTTCGGACCGTTTCTCATTCAATGAAAAAATAAATCTGACTTGGTTACGCTACTTGATTTGGGGTTCTGTTTTTATTTGGTTCACTGTTGTTTTTGGTACGGATACACAGGTATATACCGCAATTGTATTATATATTTTATTTATTGGCTATTTTGGGATTAAACAGGTAGGAATTTTCAGTAACAGGCAACTAAATAATAACAAACCTACTACAAGCGATTTTTACATTCAAGAACTCTCCCCAGAAAAAGCGAAATATGAAAAATCGAATTTAACAGATAACCAGATGCAGGCTATTCATGGTACTTTATGCGAACTGATGCTGGCAGAAAGACCTTACTCAAATCCAGAACTAACTCTCCTTGATTTGGCTCAGCAAGTACATGTACACCCTAATACGCTATCACAAGTAATCAATTCTATAGAGCAAAGAAACTTTTTCGATTATATCAACGCACATCGGGTCGAAGCATTTAAACAAGCGATATTACTTCCAGAAAACCAAAAATTCACTTTACTTTCTATTGCTTTTGATTGTGGATTCAATTCCAAAACTTCCTTTAACAGAAATTTCAAAAAAGTGACAGGCTTATCTCCTTCGGAATATCTAAAACAGCAAGATATTAATCTGTTACAGTTGAACGCGAGAACAACAAGCTTTTAA
- a CDS encoding PspC domain-containing protein: MTKKLTRNTRDKVIAGVSSGLADYFQLDVIWVRIAFVLATFFGGTGLWIYIILWIAIPENRTVVFSFSGEEPPTPEDKFAGEKLKIKEERNFNGKLIGGSLLIAFGSYFLLEEFDLLPRWFSLDKLWPLIFIGIGLFIIFKTVRKENAMADKGQEKNPVVEVEEDKKEDENTSF; encoded by the coding sequence ATGACAAAGAAATTAACAAGAAACACAAGAGATAAAGTAATAGCTGGTGTTTCATCAGGTTTGGCAGATTATTTTCAATTAGATGTTATCTGGGTAAGAATCGCCTTTGTTTTGGCAACATTTTTTGGCGGTACAGGTTTATGGATTTATATTATCCTGTGGATAGCGATACCAGAGAATAGAACTGTAGTATTTTCTTTTAGTGGAGAAGAACCACCAACGCCCGAGGATAAGTTTGCCGGGGAAAAGTTGAAAATCAAAGAAGAGCGAAATTTTAATGGCAAATTAATAGGAGGTTCGTTGTTAATAGCCTTTGGAAGTTACTTCTTGCTGGAAGAATTTGATCTGTTGCCTAGGTGGTTTTCTTTAGATAAGCTTTGGCCATTGATATTTATCGGTATAGGCTTATTCATAATCTTTAAGACAGTAAGAAAAGAAAATGCTATGGCCGATAAAGGGCAGGAAAAGAATCCGGTGGTCGAGGTAGAAGAAGACAAAAAGGAAGACGAAAACACGAGTTTTTAA
- a CDS encoding MlaE family ABC transporter permease, whose translation MFFSYFGKYILLLKAVFRKPEKFSLYWKEIAKEMVYIGIGSLALISIISVFVGAVMTLQIAFQLVSDFIPKTIVGSVNRDSAILELSPTICALVLAGKIGSSISSEIGTMRVTEQIDALEIMGINAPGYLILPKIIAGITMIPILVYISIFLALLGGYVGGVASGVVSSSDYIQGITTGFIPYTMAVAGVKAFIFGFIITSVASYQGFYVNGGALEVGKAGTKTVVISCIAILSADYIITELML comes from the coding sequence ATGTTTTTTAGCTACTTCGGAAAGTACATCTTATTATTAAAAGCAGTTTTCAGGAAACCAGAAAAGTTTAGTCTTTATTGGAAAGAAATCGCCAAAGAAATGGTTTACATTGGTATTGGTTCTTTGGCCTTAATTTCGATTATATCGGTATTCGTTGGGGCGGTTATGACACTTCAGATTGCTTTCCAGCTGGTTAGTGATTTTATTCCAAAAACCATTGTAGGTTCTGTAAACAGAGACTCGGCCATTTTAGAACTTAGCCCAACTATTTGTGCCCTGGTTCTTGCCGGAAAAATTGGTTCCTCTATTTCTTCAGAAATTGGAACAATGCGTGTTACTGAACAAATTGATGCACTGGAAATTATGGGCATCAATGCACCGGGGTACCTGATTCTTCCTAAAATTATAGCAGGAATCACCATGATCCCGATCTTGGTATATATCTCTATATTTCTCGCTTTATTAGGAGGATATGTCGGAGGTGTAGCATCGGGCGTGGTATCTTCGTCCGATTATATACAGGGAATTACAACCGGTTTTATTCCTTACACTATGGCTGTCGCTGGAGTAAAAGCTTTTATTTTTGGTTTTATTATCACTTCGGTTGCTTCGTATCAGGGATTTTATGTTAATGGAGGCGCTTTGGAGGTAGGTAAAGCCGGAACGAAAACGGTGGTGATCAGTTGTATTGCTATTCTTTCTGCAGATTATATTATTACTGAGTTGATGCTATGA
- a CDS encoding SDR family oxidoreductase — translation MNIIITGASKGMGRAIARLLATKGVNLALCSRNYNELSVLKAELLANYPATNVFIQSVDCADKQAVISFAEDSLAQFGYIDVLINNVGIFKPANILDEDDDALQNHMNINLYAPYYLYKKIGKSMKERKSGTIINICSIASKEIIVGAGSYCVTKAALLSLNNIMREELKAHDVKVTAILPGSTLTSSWEGTTIPPQEFVQEEDIAEAVNTVLTLSKGANIDEIIIKPLHGQV, via the coding sequence ATGAATATAATAATAACTGGAGCAAGTAAAGGAATGGGGCGGGCAATAGCCAGATTGTTAGCTACCAAAGGAGTTAATTTAGCCTTATGCTCAAGAAATTACAACGAACTTTCGGTGTTAAAGGCCGAACTCCTGGCTAATTATCCAGCAACCAATGTATTTATACAATCTGTAGATTGCGCAGACAAGCAAGCGGTAATTTCCTTTGCCGAAGATTCTTTGGCGCAATTTGGCTATATAGATGTATTGATAAATAATGTCGGGATTTTTAAACCGGCCAATATCCTTGATGAAGATGATGACGCCCTGCAAAACCACATGAACATAAATCTTTATGCACCCTATTATTTATATAAAAAGATAGGTAAAAGTATGAAAGAACGTAAATCAGGCACTATTATTAATATATGTTCTATAGCGAGTAAAGAAATAATTGTTGGAGCCGGATCTTATTGTGTAACAAAAGCTGCTTTGCTAAGTCTTAATAATATCATGAGGGAAGAATTAAAAGCACATGATGTAAAAGTAACCGCAATATTGCCCGGATCTACTTTGACGAGCTCTTGGGAAGGAACAACAATACCACCGCAAGAGTTTGTTCAAGAAGAGGATATAGCGGAAGCAGTAAATACGGTTTTAACGTTGAGTAAGGGAGCAAACATTGATGAGATTATAATAAAACCCTTACATGGACAGGTTTAA
- a CDS encoding response regulator transcription factor, with translation MELDLQLHHLANSLKKGDIGIADIGELLPVSVMLHDLENLQPVCCSYMNNWGCERLGTSVEEVNELGEAYYERYFIKEESNAILKGMSGYLLEGDFSKQHNFFQQVKLHKEIDYTWFYTMSRIIKLQTQQELLHKLMLISCPIAGIDNLVKRFGRVLDQDNYIRQHYPNFAKLTKREKEIISLLSDGKSSPEIADMLFISANTVITHRKNIVKKLGMKSFAHLVRFAIAFDLVKY, from the coding sequence ATGGAACTAGATTTACAACTTCACCATCTTGCTAACAGTCTAAAAAAAGGGGATATAGGTATAGCTGATATAGGGGAGCTTCTGCCTGTTTCAGTGATGTTACATGATCTGGAAAATCTCCAACCTGTCTGTTGTAGTTACATGAATAATTGGGGATGCGAACGTCTCGGTACTTCTGTGGAAGAAGTTAATGAACTGGGGGAAGCTTATTACGAACGCTACTTCATTAAAGAAGAATCCAATGCAATCTTAAAAGGAATGTCGGGTTATTTGTTAGAAGGCGATTTCAGTAAACAGCATAACTTCTTTCAACAAGTTAAACTACACAAAGAAATCGATTATACGTGGTTTTACACCATGAGTAGGATCATAAAATTACAAACTCAGCAAGAATTGCTTCATAAGCTTATGCTTATTTCCTGTCCAATTGCAGGAATCGATAATCTTGTTAAAAGGTTCGGCAGAGTTTTGGACCAGGATAACTATATCCGCCAGCATTATCCAAACTTTGCAAAACTTACCAAAAGAGAAAAAGAAATTATCAGCTTATTAAGCGATGGTAAATCTTCACCAGAAATTGCGGATATGCTTTTTATCTCTGCCAATACAGTTATTACACATCGAAAAAACATAGTCAAAAAACTTGGCATGAAATCTTTTGCGCATCTTGTTCGCTTCGCTATTGCGTTTGATCTGGTTAAATATTAA
- a CDS encoding lipocalin family protein — MKTSQILWVTASVALVSFCLSSCKVSIPQGAQAVKPFDLQRYLGKWYEIARLDFKHEKNLNQVTAEYSLNKDGSIKVQNRGYNYVKNEWKESIGKAKPVDADKNEGRLKVSFFGPFYAGYNVVAIDPEYKYALVFGNNLDYIWILSRTASIPDEIKADYLEKAKRTGYKIENLVWTEHK; from the coding sequence ATGAAAACATCTCAAATTTTATGGGTAACAGCGTCTGTAGCCCTGGTTTCATTTTGTTTATCTTCCTGCAAGGTATCTATACCACAGGGAGCTCAGGCTGTTAAACCATTTGATCTGCAACGTTATTTGGGGAAATGGTATGAGATTGCCCGTCTGGATTTCAAGCATGAGAAAAATCTTAATCAGGTAACTGCGGAATATTCGTTAAATAAAGACGGTTCGATAAAGGTGCAGAACCGGGGATATAATTATGTGAAAAATGAATGGAAAGAAAGTATAGGTAAGGCAAAACCTGTAGATGCTGATAAAAATGAAGGAAGATTAAAAGTGTCTTTCTTCGGACCTTTTTATGCCGGATATAATGTGGTTGCAATAGATCCTGAATATAAATATGCTTTGGTATTTGGGAATAATCTGGATTATATATGGATTCTTTCCAGAACTGCTTCTATTCCGGATGAAATTAAAGCTGATTATTTAGAAAAAGCAAAACGAACGGGATATAAAATAGAAAATTTAGTATGGACAGAGCATAAATAA
- a CDS encoding GNAT family N-acetyltransferase, producing MFEKYTLTKADHIYSSSIWHILKQAIKKRKLEGSKQWQDGYPNENIIKNDIENGYGYVCLNEKKEIVAYIALIFDIEPAYENIEGKWLSSPETPYAVIHRLAVSQENPVKGLATWIMQEIEKFCKEKDIYSIKVDTNYDNIGMLRVFEKLDYTYCGEVYFRGGARKAFEKILA from the coding sequence ATGTTCGAAAAATATACACTCACGAAAGCAGATCATATCTATTCTTCTTCTATATGGCACATTCTAAAACAGGCAATTAAAAAAAGAAAACTGGAAGGTAGTAAACAATGGCAAGACGGCTATCCTAATGAAAATATTATTAAAAATGATATTGAAAACGGATATGGATATGTTTGTTTAAACGAAAAAAAAGAGATTGTGGCTTATATAGCACTGATATTCGATATTGAACCGGCTTATGAAAATATCGAAGGAAAATGGCTTAGTTCACCGGAAACACCTTATGCAGTGATTCATCGTTTAGCTGTATCACAGGAAAATCCTGTAAAAGGTCTGGCCACGTGGATTATGCAGGAAATAGAGAAATTTTGCAAAGAAAAAGATATCTATAGCATAAAAGTGGATACCAATTATGATAATATTGGCATGCTGCGTGTTTTCGAAAAATTAGATTATACCTATTGTGGCGAAGTCTATTTCAGAGGTGGTGCAAGAAAGGCTTTTGAGAAAATTTTGGCCTGA
- a CDS encoding LiaF transmembrane domain-containing protein gives MKAGKIFWGIILVYLGILVLLNNFNIIDFSWRMVWKFWPVLLIIWGIDILISRENTRKATILVGLVTCFGLGLLTYFGIKESRNDSGHAYSWGEGYDDGLDNVQGDGKVFIEDYTANIKNGKVTISGGAGDFNLKDTTNKLMEVRVDKGDGNYMLKRTDNDSTVNLSFHAKHEKGISLPSNKVHDVKMFLNRNPVWDVDVKVGAADVNLDLSPFKIKDLVFSGGAADVEIKLGSLNQHQNVVVETGVSSVEIKVPNSVGCKIVNQSGLSSKTFEGFIQKGSGTYETSNYITATKKIDILLKTGISDLKVKRYQD, from the coding sequence ATGAAAGCAGGGAAGATATTTTGGGGGATAATTCTGGTTTACTTAGGAATACTGGTATTGCTCAATAATTTCAATATCATAGACTTTAGTTGGAGAATGGTTTGGAAATTTTGGCCGGTACTTTTAATTATTTGGGGCATAGATATCCTGATTTCCAGAGAAAATACAAGAAAAGCAACAATATTGGTAGGTCTGGTTACCTGCTTTGGATTAGGGCTGTTGACCTACTTCGGGATAAAAGAAAGCAGAAACGACTCAGGACATGCCTACAGCTGGGGAGAAGGGTACGATGACGGCTTAGACAATGTGCAGGGAGACGGAAAAGTATTTATAGAAGATTATACTGCCAACATCAAAAACGGAAAGGTGACAATAAGTGGAGGCGCAGGCGATTTCAATTTGAAAGATACCACCAATAAATTAATGGAAGTAAGGGTGGATAAAGGCGATGGCAATTACATGTTGAAAAGAACAGATAACGATTCGACAGTTAACCTGAGTTTTCATGCGAAGCATGAAAAAGGGATTTCCTTGCCAAGTAACAAAGTACACGATGTTAAAATGTTTCTCAATCGAAATCCTGTGTGGGATGTGGATGTTAAAGTAGGCGCAGCAGATGTAAATCTTGATTTAAGCCCGTTTAAAATTAAGGATCTGGTATTCTCCGGTGGAGCTGCAGATGTTGAAATAAAACTTGGAAGCCTCAATCAACATCAAAATGTAGTTGTAGAGACGGGTGTTTCCAGCGTAGAAATAAAAGTGCCAAACAGTGTAGGTTGTAAAATAGTAAACCAGTCGGGGTTATCTTCAAAAACTTTTGAAGGTTTCATCCAAAAAGGATCGGGTACTTACGAAACCAGTAATTACATTACAGCAACCAAGAAAATAGACATCCTGTTAAAAACAGGAATCAGCGATTTGAAAGTGAAAAGATATCAGGATTAA